The nucleotide window cactcTGGATCCATAGCCCATCAGGCGTATCAGCTGCCTGCTCATCCACGGAGCCATGAGCCCAGGCATGTAGTTGGTATGGTGCACAAACTCCTGACACCGGCCccttctgcagcaagggagaccctggcacacatcTGCAAAGGGCGTGTCAGCATGCAGCCCCTCCAAACCTTCTGTCTAGATTCTGACTGCACttgtccccccacctcccaatccATGTGCACCCTGGCCACACAAAGTCACGGGACTTCCTCGGCAGCCTGCTCCCAGTGCTCGCCGCAACTGCCGTCCCTCTGGAGCGATGGAAACtggacactcccccccccccccgaatcacACCTTCCACTGGTGTCCACTGACTCTTTAGATGAGTGGGGGGTGCTATCGGGGGCTCTCTGCTCATTGTTCCCCCCCCCTTGACTTTTAACCCTCCCTCCCATCTCTGCTTTTTCATTGGTTGACCCCAGAACTTCAGTCCCATGGCTCCTCCCCTTGGATTGAGGGGTCCtttacctgggggtgggggggccttaGGCCAGCAGTCTCTTGCTAATCCAATAGGGCACAGCTGTTGTGCCACTTTGACAGCACCAGTCTAGTGAAAGCTACACCAGCCTgctaggggggtgggggggatgataCCATTACAAAACTGCTTGTACTGGTCTAGCTTGTTCCCGGTACAGGAAGGCCCCTTTATCCTCGTCTACCAGCAGGGAACAGACTGGTGTGATGACAGCAGTCCCAGGACACGGCTCAGCAAACTGGGTAGACTGGCACAAAAGCCAGCCACAGATCAGAGCTAATTCTCACCCCTTCATTACAGTGTTGCATGTCATCAGGGTGAAGAAACATTTATGAGATGTGTCAGTCAAATGCCTTGAGGACACAGAGCAAGACCTGGcatgtactaggtgctgtacaaacccataaCGCTGCAGTAATGGGAAAAGTGCCAATGGCCAAAGAGGCAGAGAGCAGCCGGGAGAGCAGGGGTTAAACGCTGCAGGAGACAGGAATTCCCGCTTGAAGGGTTGGGGAAGAACAGACAGGCTAGCGCCCAGCCATCAGCATTCGCCGGTGGAGCGACCTAGGCCGGGATCGTCAGGATGTCTGAACGAGTTGAGGGTGGAGAGGTAGCTCAGCTCTCTCTGGTTCAGGGTGGGGGCTAGCGGTGCTGTGCCCCCTGTTGCTATTCATTGCCTCTCTACCGCAGAGAGCTGCCACCAGGAAGCGCTGCAACAAGCTTGCCAAGCTGAGGCACAAGCAGCCCAAGTTCCAGACAGCCTCCTGCCACATGACGTCTCTTCCTTTCATCCCCGCCTGCAACCCCCGGGGGGACGGGAGAGAGAACGGAGCTGCTTCCTCGGCGCAGAACGCAGGTTTAGAAGGGTGACAGAGGCTGGGCCAGTGTCACCCTCTAATTGCACAtgcaagactcctgggttctctccccagctgggggaggggagtggggtctagtggttagagccagggggctgggagagAATAGCTCCTTAGCATATCCCGTCATGGTCCCAAcgaaagagagagacagataatGTAGGTTTCATCCCTTTACTTTTATCATCAGAGTTTGCAAGGCCCAGACTCTGCCCCATCGCAGGACACCGAACTCTCGAGCAGATGGGACCGAAGACAAAGACAATCAAAGAATCGGCCGGAGACATCGAACCGAGGGGCCGAGCAGAGCCACTGTGCCCCGGGGCAAGGGGGCACAAGTGGCCGACGCACCAACACCAGCCAATCAGATCTTGCCGGGAAAGGTCCCTTCTGCCCGGCGCTCATCCCAGGCGTTGACCTGAAAGAGACCAACAGGTTCCATTGATCACCCATTCCTGCATGATCAGAAGAAAGGAGCTCCGGCTTGGGGCGGGAGGGGATGGCCAGGACTAAGGCTAGCTGGATAATGGCTTCTGGACTTTTCTGCACCATTTGTTTGCGGAAAAGCCAGAATTTTGATTAGTGCCTCATGGAAATTGTACTTCGgggccacctcccccccccccccattctctaTTGGTGGAGCATCCTGgttggactacaactcccataatgCACAAGGATCTCCTCTTGGGGAGGCAGTTCATTCATGCTAACCCCtgaccacagtgcatcatgggaaatgtaatACAGCCAGGAAGCCTAGTTCATAGAGGGCAGGGGGCCAGGAAGAAAAACTACAATGCCCATGAGACATTGCAGCAGAGGaaccaaatggaaatattttggttttcaagcATTCAGCTTTGATGACAATTTACGATTTTTCCTGCAAGAAGCAGACACTTGTCATGAAAAATTGTTCCGTTGTGGATCTGATTTTCCATCAGAATCACCCGACAGGGATGTGCCAGAGCTAGGACATGTAGATTAATCGCCTGTATAACAAGGCAACACTTTTTCTTAGTGCTCCAGCCAAggggctacaggctggggattcTCCAAAGGGAACTCCCTGTATCCCACAATCCTTTGGGTCTGCAAAGGATTATGGGAACTGGGTCCCTGGGCAATTTTTCAGGTGGAGGGGCAGGTGTGACTGAAGAGGACAGGGGCCcacacagttcctggggctcTAGATCACAGAGACCCTCATGTTGCAGCTTCCTAGCTATACCAATCAGCTCCTGCAGCCATCTCTAAACAGAATTAACGCAGATGCAGACCCAATTCCGAAAGGCGCTGAgcgccctctgccctcccccacacgCCTGATAACCCTGCTTTCTAGCCAAGAACCTTTCAGCCCCAGTGACCTACCCAAGAGATGGGACAGAGGGACGTGTACACACGGCGGTACCACTGGCAGCATGTGGTGTCGGCTCCCTTGGCTGCCATGGCTTTCTCGCAGCGATGGAAGtctacaagagagagagagaagtttcaAGGCTAGAAAAACTCCCCAAAGGACAATCCTGATGCTTCTGGGGCAgcagtttcatagattccaaggccagacgggaccccTATGATCAtctatctgacctcctgtacaaaacaggccataaaacttccctgaATTCCTTCCCAGAGCAGatattttaggaaaacatccaatcttgatttaaaaattgccggtgatggagaatccaccacaacccttgggaaactgttccaatggttattacTCAGTCAAAAATTAACACCTCAtttacagtctgaatttctctagcttcaacttgcaaCCCcgggatgaatcatagaatatcagggttagaagggacctcaggaggtcatctaatccaaccccctgctcaaagcagggccaatccccaatttttgccccagatccctaaatggccccctcaaggattgaactcacaaccctggatttagcaggccaatgctcaaaccactgagctatccctccccccaatcactccactgacttaacaGGACTTACCACAGGAATGAACTTGGGGAAAGCTGCCTGCCAGTTGGAGTACCGGGTTtagtctggggcaggggggtccaACACAATAGCCCTGCGTGTCCCCCTTGAGAGGCTAgtgacagggagggggaggatttcTAGCCCTTGGCACAGCGGGAGCAGGAATCCTGCACTGCAAAGTGGCGTAACTCCAGCACCATCCCTGTGGATTGAGTCCTTGCTGAAGCCCCCGCCCTCCcgcctctcttctcccccccccccagtgtctgGCTCACTCTCGGGATGGGCGAAGTCTGGGATCACCCCTTCCCTGCATAGTCTTGCTTTCCACTCCGTGGGTTTCTCTcttgttccatttttattttctatttttgcatACTAATTAGGTGCCTGCTTTTTAGTTTGGTTTTATGGCCTACATATTCTCCATGTTTCTCTGGCAGCTGATGGGTCTCTGGGGATTGCTGCAAATTGCTTATGATGCAAATTGCTTATGATgctagcagattgagggacgtgatccttcccctctattcaacattggtgagacctcatctggagtactgtgtccagttttgggccccacactacaagaaggatgtggagaaattggagagaatccagcgaagggcaacaaaagtgatcaggggactggaacacgagttatgaggagaagctgagggaactgggattgtttagtctacggaagagaagaatgaggggggatttgatagctgcttttaactacctgaaaggtggatccaaagaggatggatctagactattctcagtgatagcaaatgacaggacaaggattaatggtctcaagttgcagtgggagaggtttaggttggatattaggaaaaactttttcactaggaggatggtgacacactggaatgcgttacctagggaggtggtggaatccccttccttagaagtttttaaggtcaggcttgacaaagccctggctggtatgatttagttgggattggtcctgctctgggcagggggttgcactagatggcctccagaggtcccttccaactctgttattctgtGAAGCAGTAGGCCTCTTTTCCTCCGGTGGGTTCTCAGTGCGGGAGGAGCGGGCAAGGGATAAGTGAATCTCTGCAGACTGATCAGGCAGTCCCCTAACCTGTTCTCCTGAAGATTGAGCCGCACTTACAGCTGGAGCATTCATATTCTCCTCAGGTCTTCAGGAGTACGTGGACTGAGAGGGAGCAGTTTTTGGAATGAAAGTTTGGATGGTGTTAGACCTTCGTCTACCagagtgaagagcccattattaaatatttgttccccactgCAGGAATATAGGCCCATGTTACATGTGGGTGAACTGTGGTTTTAAACTGAGTTTGGATATTAGCACGAGCAACCAGCCCAAAGCACGTGAGatcaggaatgagaggagtagCTGTGACACACATGTAGTGACCCATCATGGTATCGGCGTTATCTTACTTAAGGTTTGAGCTGAAGTAACAAATAAAACAAGGTTAATTGGGTACCGGGGGCAGTAAATAATTGGCTATTTAATGAACTGCTTCATCCAGCCATAGCTAAGGTCTGATAATTGGCAACGACATCATAGGTTTATTACAGGGTATTAAAGGATTCTCTGCAAATACCCGCCTGACCAAGTTGGAGGCAAGCAATATGGggccaagtctacactgcagGCTTATCTTGGCATAACTCcgtagctcaggggtgtgaaaaatccacacccttgagcgactGAGTTATACCAACCTTAACGCCCCcacgtgtagacagtgctatgtcaaagggaaagcttctcccattgaccatcgacacagctactgcctcttgaggaggtggattaactacaccacgGGAGAGCTCTCTGTCATCGGTGGCggagcatcttcacttaaatGCTGCGccgatgcagcgttttaagtgtagacctgcagGATTTAGCACGTTTGTAAGTATCTTGGTCAAATGCTTATCAAGGTTTTGTTACTGTAGTAAACTGCTTATTATTTAGGTGTGTTTGGAGTAATTGAATTAATACCATTTGGCCTTTCGATTTAATagaggaatttatggttaaattagtgtcaTGGGAATACCCTGTATACCTCCTCCAACTCCCACACAAGCACTTACAGACTGGgatcaagccaccccttaaccttcccctgaagctaaagagattgagctcctggagtttcTCACCATAAGGCAgcttttctaaccctttaatctttctcctggctcttctctgaatcctgcTAATTTATCAGCATTCTTCCTGAACtgtggacacaggactccagtcGCGGTCGCACCAGTCCCGATTCAAAGGGAAATCAACCTCCCTGCTCCTGTTCAAGACTCCCCTGTTTACGCaccccaggatcgcattagctcacATTGGGCCAATTACACACCATGACCCCAGATctgtttcagagtcactgcttcccaggagagagttcCCCAAATGAAAGGTTGAGGGATTAAAGACACCCATGGCTGATAGGCCTTGAGGAGGCTACACCGATGCTAATAGcgacaggtgctgagcactggaagtcaatggaaattgacAGCCAGCTGCTAGCCCTTATTCTGTACATGCTCAAGGACAAGCTTGCTTCTCCACTGCTCTCTAACGCACCTTAGATTGAGGGCTCGGTGCTAatctggcccccattaccattgtatctgagcacctcaaaattTTTTTCCATAGAccagttttccactggaaaatgcagtttcaccAGAATCACAGACTTTGCAAGAACATGTTGATTTCAAGAATTTTCAAGGGGAAAGAGTCAAAACGAGTCTTTTCATCAaggtcaaaatgtttttttgagaCTTTATCATTTAAATTTGTACATTATGTTAACTTTTTATACGATATTTATATTATATGaagagtcaaaacaaaacatcgTGATGGTTCTGAACCAAGTTCTGAGGGAATTTTCATtccatggagaattttgaaagttcagctttttgttctgatttggtaCCAAAATGTTCAGAATTTCCCACTGAATGGAAAACCAACTTCCAACCGGCTCTGCTTTAATGGGTTTATCCTCACCACACTCCCATgaagcagggcagtgctattaccccattggacagatggggaaagtgaggtacAGCGAGGCTAAATATCACACATGCAGTAGAGCAGGAAATTTAATCCCAGGTTTCTGCAATTCCAGGCTagcagtgccctaaccacttggcCATCCTCTCTCTCGTTACCAAGAGACAATATGCTACCAAAGCCTTTAAGAGAAGAAATTTTTTAAGCCGAATATTGTTTAGGCCTTATTAAATGAAAGCTAAAAAGCCCAGAGCTAGATTTCTCCTTGCAGTGCTGGAAGCCAGACACATCGGTGATATGGACACAGAcatcagcagattttttttttttggggggggggggagggggaaatcattGAAGGTTCTCTCTGTCCTTCATACAGCAGCATAATTCCAATTTTCCATCCTTCACAGATGATGTTTGaacaaaagctgctgcagctttaCTCACACGCGTCCAGTTGAGCTACTCACAGGAGTAACAGGCTGAGACACGGAGTAACTCAAGAGCCTGGGAAAAATGAGGTGTTCAAAGCAATTCTGGATTCATGGAAGCCTGTTTGGGCCAACTGAATTGGCCATTATGAAGCAGCAATTCAGGATGGATTGCCTAGGACTGGAAGTTCAGACAAGTCCATCATAGCATCTAATGAGGGCCTGTTAAATTAGATTAATAAACAAACTTCCCCCGTCACCTTTAGATTGACCTTTGGGGCAGGACTTCTGTACTGTGCACTGTACAACAACATCTAACAAACCAATCGTCTCACTGGTATCTCAAGTTTGGGATGGCATGTACCAGAGCTTTCTATTTCCTGGTTTTCGGAGGGTTAAGTTTAGCCCCTCCCCACATTCTGGAGGGCATGAGGTAGCACCAGCTGCCTTAAACTCTGCATTAACTAAATCTGGAGGCTGTTGACATGCACTTAATGGAATGTGAAGCAAATTGGTATTGGGCTCAAAACAGGGGAGGCCAGGTcaaattctctggcctgggttatacggaggtcagactagatgatttaatgggccttctggcctttaaatctatTCATCTCATTCAGGGGACTTCAAAGGGTCTACACACcatgtgtagagccctgcaaatctgtggatatccactttatatctgcagaccatgtttgcagattGGATGCGGATACAtattttgtatccgcgcagggctctaacCGTGTGCAAAGTTATGCAGGtccttaagtctttgcaggatcagggcttcagGTT belongs to Natator depressus isolate rNatDep1 chromosome 24, rNatDep2.hap1, whole genome shotgun sequence and includes:
- the LOC141977066 gene encoding cytochrome c oxidase subunit 6B1; protein product: MADSIQAKLDNYKTAPFDSRFPNQNQTRNCWQNYLDFHRCEKAMAAKGADTTCCQWYRRVYTSLCPISWVNAWDERRAEGTFPGKI